Genomic DNA from Thermodesulfobacteriota bacterium:
GCGGAGCACCTCGGGCTTCACCGTGCCCAGGACCTCGCGCAGGGTGAAGAAGTTCCCCAGCGACTTGCTCATCTTCTCGTTGTCGATGTTGACGAACCCGTTGTGGAGCCAGTACCGCGCGAACGGCTTCCCGGTGGAGGCCTCCGACTGGGCGATCTCGTTCTCGTGGTGGGGGAACACGAGGTCCTTCCCGCCGCCGTGGATATCGAACGTCTCCCCCAGGTGCTTCATCGACATGGCGGAGCACTCGATGTGCCACCCGGGGCGGCCGGGCCCCCACGGGCTGTCCCACGCGGGCTCGCCGGGCTTCGACGCCTTCCAGAGCGCGAAGTCGAGCGGGTCGGCCTTCCGCTCGTCCACGTCGACGCGCGCGCCCGACAACAGGTCCTCGACGTTCTTCCCCGACAGCTTCCCGTACTCGGGGAACCCCTTCACGGAGTAGTAGACGTCCCCGTCGACCGCGTACGCCTTCCCCTGCCTCACGAGGTCGGCCACCAGGGCGACGATCTCCGGGATGTGCTCCGTCGCCTTCGGCTCGGCGTCGGGGCGCAGCAGCCCCATGCGGTCGAAGTCCTCGTGGAACGCCTTGATGTATTTCGTGGACACCGCGAGGTAGTCGCTCCCCTCCTCCCGGGCCCGCTTCAGGATCTTGTCGTCGATGTCGGTGAAGTTCCGGACATAGGTCACGTCGTATCCCGCATGGCGCAGGTACCGGACGATGATGTCGAACGCCACGTTCGCGCGGGCGTGCCCGATGTGGCAGAGGTCGTACACCGTGACGCCGCACACGTACATCCCCACCCTGCCCGGCTCGCGCGGGACGAACGGTTCCTTCCGGTTCCCCATCGTGTTGAACACGGTCAGGCTCATCCCGCCGATCCCCCGTCTCCCTTATTCCTCGCTCCCCGCAGCAGCGCGACCGCCCACGCGGAGATCCCCTCGCCGCGCCCCTCGAATCCCATCCCCTCCGTGGTCTTCCCCTTCACGCTTACCCGCTCCGGCGGCACGGACAGGATCCCGGCGATCGCCTCCCGCATCGCGTCCGCCAGCGGGGCGATCCGCGGCTCCTCGCACATTACCACGGCGTCGATCCCGAGGACGCAGAATCCCTTCTCCGCCATCCGGGAGCGGGCGTGGGCGAGGATGGCGCGGCTGGAGATGCCGCGGGTCTCCTCCTTCCCCGGCGGGAAGTGGAAGCCGATGTCCCGGTCGGTGATGGCGCCGTAGATCGCGTCGGCCAGCGCGTGCAGGAGGACGTCGCCGTCGGAATGCCCGAGGAGCCCCTTCGGGTGGTCCACCCGGATCCCCCCCAGCCACAGCGGGCGGCCGTCCTCCAGCCGGTGGGCGTCCCCGCCCATC
This window encodes:
- the cysS gene encoding cysteine--tRNA ligase — its product is MSLTVFNTMGNRKEPFVPREPGRVGMYVCGVTVYDLCHIGHARANVAFDIIVRYLRHAGYDVTYVRNFTDIDDKILKRAREEGSDYLAVSTKYIKAFHEDFDRMGLLRPDAEPKATEHIPEIVALVADLVRQGKAYAVDGDVYYSVKGFPEYGKLSGKNVEDLLSGARVDVDERKADPLDFALWKASKPGEPAWDSPWGPGRPGWHIECSAMSMKHLGETFDIHGGGKDLVFPHHENEIAQSEASTGKPFARYWLHNGFVNIDNEKMSKSLGNFFTLREVLGTVKPEVLRFFFASSHYRSPIDYSDQSLAEAKAGLDRLYRVKEKAEGCRAAGASPTAVPAGEEFAPLAEAPRRFSEAMDDDFNTAAALGRLFDAVRALNRLAPADPASEPERAGAFLAGYAGVEPLFAVLGLLTSPSAAYFQEGGGRMPEGEILARIEARRAARASKNFAEADRIRKELDASGVLLEDGKGGTTWKYRE
- the ispF gene encoding 2-C-methyl-D-erythritol 2,4-cyclodiphosphate synthase codes for the protein LAEAAGYPVTAVPGEAANIKITLPEDMRMAAGLLDEEPDLRVGMGGDAHRLEDGRPLWLGGIRVDHPKGLLGHSDGDVLLHALADAIYGAITDRDIGFHFPPGKEETRGISSRAILAHARSRMAEKGFCVLGIDAVVMCEEPRIAPLADAMREAIAGILSVPPERVSVKGKTTEGMGFEGRGEGISAWAVALLRGARNKGDGGSAG